A stretch of Clostridia bacterium DNA encodes these proteins:
- a CDS encoding diguanylate cyclase: MSDFFVGIFYNASLLITLSFFFANITLKKDEPYRIVKMIGAGLFIGIVGISLMLNPMFLLPGVFFDTRTILLTVTGFFFGLVPTLVASIITVIFRLTLGGVGAYIGSLTIILASVCGLIFRKIRYQKIMTKKCSILDFYLLGLIVHVLMVSSLLLLPVHGFNIAKKVAFPVILLYPLVLTLISQVIKKLQENARIKMELKDSEETCKLYLSASPYGIFVIDFNESITEINPKITELFKAERNDMLGRRITDLFDDKQGNLIHEHFLKTRFEDDETDLTIEYIEPDSSKRIFRLKTVLIKEQKILGYLDDITSEELLRKKIEFLNYHDSLTGVYNRRFFEEECKRLNVARKMPLGIVIGDVNGLKITNDGFGHLSGDELIKKASEAMQKSLRKEDIMARWGGDEFIILLPNTGYKDTLNIIDRIQNNMSEVVTETGILSISFGLAVKKSQDEDFEDIFRKAEDAMYRQKMHDSPSAKNITLRTIINSLYNACPREEEHSKGVANYAKRLSMALGHDARFQKDAEVAGRLHDIGKIAVGQDILDKTKELTKEDWHELRKHPEVGYRILQNVSTLGDVANVILSHHEWYDGSGYPQGLYGEKIPEMSRIISVCDAYEAMITDKPYRSALTKEVAKEELKKQMGTQFDPTITRVFLDEVLKDE, translated from the coding sequence ATGAGTGATTTTTTTGTTGGTATTTTCTATAATGCCAGCTTACTTATAACATTAAGCTTTTTCTTTGCAAATATAACACTAAAAAAGGATGAACCTTATCGAATAGTCAAAATGATAGGTGCAGGATTATTTATTGGTATCGTCGGCATTTCGCTTATGCTCAATCCAATGTTCCTTTTACCTGGTGTATTTTTTGACACTAGGACAATTCTCTTGACTGTGACTGGATTCTTCTTTGGTTTAGTACCCACACTAGTGGCAAGCATCATAACCGTTATCTTCAGATTGACGCTAGGTGGAGTAGGAGCCTATATCGGTTCACTGACCATTATTTTGGCCTCAGTCTGTGGCCTTATATTTAGAAAAATTCGCTATCAAAAAATCATGACTAAAAAATGCTCAATTTTAGATTTTTATCTTCTAGGGCTAATTGTTCATGTATTGATGGTTAGTTCCTTATTACTTTTGCCGGTGCATGGTTTTAATATTGCCAAGAAGGTTGCTTTTCCAGTCATTCTTTTGTACCCGTTGGTATTAACGCTGATTTCTCAAGTAATTAAAAAACTGCAGGAAAATGCGCGAATCAAAATGGAATTGAAAGATAGTGAGGAAACTTGCAAACTCTACCTTAGTGCTTCACCATATGGAATTTTTGTGATTGACTTTAATGAGAGTATTACGGAAATCAATCCTAAGATCACAGAGTTATTTAAGGCTGAGAGAAACGATATGTTGGGCAGAAGAATTACGGATTTATTTGATGATAAGCAAGGCAATCTGATTCATGAACATTTTTTAAAAACAAGATTTGAGGATGATGAAACGGATTTAACGATTGAGTATATTGAACCGGACAGTTCGAAACGAATTTTCAGATTAAAAACGGTCTTAATCAAAGAACAGAAGATTTTAGGGTATCTTGATGATATAACATCGGAAGAATTGCTACGCAAAAAAATTGAGTTCTTAAACTATCATGATAGTCTAACCGGAGTCTATAATCGAAGATTTTTTGAAGAAGAATGTAAGAGATTAAATGTAGCGAGAAAAATGCCTTTGGGTATTGTAATTGGGGATGTAAATGGACTGAAGATTACCAATGATGGCTTTGGCCACCTTTCTGGCGATGAGCTCATAAAGAAAGCTTCGGAGGCTATGCAGAAATCTCTTCGAAAAGAAGATATTATGGCTAGATGGGGTGGAGATGAATTCATTATTTTGCTACCAAATACCGGTTACAAGGACACACTGAATATCATTGACCGAATCCAAAATAATATGTCTGAAGTGGTAACGGAAACAGGAATTTTATCGATTTCTTTTGGGCTGGCTGTGAAAAAAAGTCAAGACGAGGATTTTGAGGATATTTTCCGCAAAGCAGAAGATGCCATGTATCGCCAGAAAATGCACGACAGTCCAAGTGCTAAGAATATTACGCTGCGGACTATTATCAATTCATTGTACAATGCGTGTCCAAGAGAAGAAGAACATTCGAAAGGCGTGGCAAATTATGCCAAACGTTTAAGTATGGCACTCGGTCATGATGCTCGATTCCAAAAAGACGCAGAAGTTGCTGGACGACTTCACGACATAGGAAAAATTGCAGTAGGACAAGATATTCTGGATAAAACAAAAGAATTGACGAAAGAAGATTGGCATGAATTGCGCAAACATCCAGAAGTCGGCTACCGAATTCTGCAGAATGTTTCGACCTTGGGTGATGTAGCCAATGTAATATTATCTCATCATGAGTGGTATGATGGATCAGGTTACCCACAGGGACTGTATGGTGAGAAAATCCCAGAGATGTCTCGAATTATATCTGTCTGTGATGCCTATGAGGCTATGATAACCGATAAGCCATATAGATCAGCCCTAACAAAAGAAGTAGCAAAAGAAGAGCTTAAAAAGCAGATGGGAACACAGTTTGATCCTACAATTACGAGAGTGTTTTTGGATGAAGTACTAAAAGATGAATAG
- a CDS encoding pseudouridine-5'-phosphate glycosidase yields the protein MSNYLKVSNEVKEALLSNKPVVALESTIISHGMPYPQNVETALRVEEIIRKEGATPATIGIIKGKLTAGLSENEIEYLGKNANQVVKVSRRDLPVVVSRKQDGATTVATTMIIAKMAGIQFFATGGVGGVHRGANISFDISADLMELAETEVVVISAGIKSILDIRATLEVLETQGVTVVSYQCDHLPAFYLRDSGFAVDARVDTPEELAQMVHAKWNMGLKGGMLIGNPVPKEYEEQKGRVEGAINMALEELKSSDIKGKDATPFLLKRVKDLTNGESLNTNIQLVYNNARLAAQVAKIYCSSQED from the coding sequence TTGTCTAATTATCTAAAAGTATCAAATGAGGTTAAAGAAGCTTTGCTTAGCAATAAACCAGTAGTGGCTCTAGAATCGACCATCATATCTCATGGTATGCCCTATCCTCAGAATGTTGAAACAGCATTACGCGTCGAGGAAATTATCCGAAAGGAAGGCGCCACTCCGGCAACAATAGGAATTATCAAGGGTAAACTGACAGCTGGACTATCTGAAAATGAAATTGAGTATTTGGGTAAAAATGCTAACCAAGTAGTTAAAGTCAGCAGAAGGGATCTTCCAGTGGTTGTATCCAGAAAGCAAGACGGTGCGACTACTGTCGCTACAACCATGATTATTGCCAAGATGGCAGGCATTCAATTTTTTGCTACAGGAGGAGTCGGTGGCGTGCACCGGGGTGCAAATATAAGTTTTGACATATCTGCTGACTTGATGGAACTAGCAGAGACTGAGGTTGTAGTAATCAGTGCTGGGATTAAGTCAATACTAGATATCCGGGCAACGCTCGAGGTCTTGGAAACGCAGGGCGTTACAGTTGTTAGCTATCAATGCGATCATTTACCGGCGTTCTATCTTCGTGATAGCGGATTTGCAGTAGATGCTAGAGTAGATACACCTGAGGAGTTAGCCCAAATGGTGCATGCAAAATGGAATATGGGACTAAAAGGTGGCATGCTGATTGGCAATCCAGTACCCAAAGAATATGAAGAACAGAAGGGTAGGGTAGAAGGTGCTATTAATATGGCACTTGAAGAATTGAAAAGCAGTGACATCAAGGGTAAGGACGCGACACCCTTTCTTCTTAAACGAGTTAAAGACCTTACCAACGGAGAGAGCTTAAATACCAACATACAATTGGTTTATAACAATGCAAGATTAGCGGCGCAAGTTGCAAAAATATATTGCTCCAGTCAAGAAGATTAA
- a CDS encoding S-adenosyl-l-methionine hydroxide adenosyltransferase family protein, whose translation MNKLLVFQSDFGLVDGAVAAMYGVAHEVDRELKTYDLTHDIKPFNIWEASYRLFQALEYWPTDTVFVSVVDPGVGSSRKSVVAKTSKGQLIVTPDNGTLTHLKKFVGITEVREIEESKHRRKDSEHSHTFHGRDVYAYTGAKLASEAISFEEVGRELSVTEIVEVVLGEVIKTEDGIQGSIDILDVRFGSLWTNILWEDFNEMGFKYQDKIEVIIKNGPTMVYNNRITFGKSFADVYASEPIIYINSLYRVAVAINQGNFARAYNIGTGIHWTIEFRKIEDK comes from the coding sequence ATGAATAAACTGTTGGTTTTCCAAAGCGACTTTGGTTTGGTTGACGGTGCGGTGGCTGCAATGTATGGAGTAGCTCATGAGGTAGATCGAGAATTAAAAACATATGATTTGACACACGATATTAAACCATTCAATATTTGGGAAGCAAGTTACAGACTGTTTCAAGCTCTTGAATACTGGCCAACGGACACTGTTTTTGTATCTGTTGTAGATCCTGGTGTAGGTTCTTCTAGGAAAAGTGTTGTTGCAAAGACTTCTAAAGGTCAGCTAATTGTAACACCAGATAACGGTACTTTGACACATTTGAAAAAGTTTGTTGGAATTACAGAAGTGAGGGAAATTGAAGAGTCAAAACACAGACGTAAGGACTCAGAACATTCCCATACTTTTCATGGGCGAGATGTCTATGCCTACACTGGTGCCAAGCTAGCTTCTGAGGCTATAAGCTTTGAAGAAGTTGGACGTGAGCTTTCAGTAACAGAAATTGTGGAGGTAGTACTTGGAGAAGTAATTAAAACAGAGGATGGCATCCAAGGGAGCATTGATATATTGGATGTGCGTTTTGGATCTTTGTGGACAAATATTTTATGGGAAGATTTCAATGAGATGGGTTTCAAATACCAAGATAAGATAGAAGTTATCATAAAGAATGGCCCAACCATGGTCTATAATAACCGAATAACATTTGGTAAATCTTTTGCAGACGTTTATGCAAGTGAACCAATTATCTATATTAATTCACTGTACCGTGTGGCTGTAGCCATCAATCAAGGAAATTTTGCACGTGCCTATAATATAGGAACCGGAATACACTGGACTATAGAATTTAGAAAGATAGAGGATAAGTGA
- a CDS encoding ECF-type riboflavin transporter substrate-binding protein has translation MKDMFKVSTKTIVATGLGAAIFMLLFMYVKVPSPVPETSFQTAYGLGAFFATLFGPIAGALIAFIGHALSDAVQYGSPWWSWVIASGVAGFIFGFAFKKTSVEEGIFGTKDIIRFNAIQIIGNLIAWVIVAPVLDILIYAEPVNLVFTQGIIAAVMNSISAGVIGTLLLIAYAQTRTKEGSLTKE, from the coding sequence ATGAAAGATATGTTTAAAGTTTCAACCAAAACCATTGTTGCTACGGGTTTGGGAGCTGCCATTTTTATGCTTTTATTTATGTATGTTAAAGTGCCTTCTCCCGTGCCTGAGACTAGTTTTCAGACAGCTTATGGTCTAGGGGCTTTTTTTGCTACCTTATTTGGACCCATTGCGGGTGCCTTGATTGCTTTTATTGGACATGCTCTTAGTGATGCTGTTCAGTATGGATCACCGTGGTGGAGTTGGGTTATCGCATCTGGTGTTGCTGGCTTTATCTTTGGTTTTGCATTTAAGAAAACTTCTGTCGAAGAAGGTATATTTGGAACGAAGGACATCATAAGATTTAATGCAATTCAAATTATTGGCAACTTAATTGCTTGGGTTATCGTTGCCCCTGTGCTGGATATCTTGATTTATGCAGAACCTGTGAATCTTGTGTTTACGCAAGGCATCATTGCCGCAGTCATGAACTCGATTAGTGCAGGAGTTATAGGAACGTTGTTACTGATTGCTTATGCACAAACTAGAACAAAAGAAGGTAGCTTGACCAAGGAATAG
- a CDS encoding methenyltetrahydromethanopterin cyclohydrolase, producing MISVNENAMPMVKDLIKRAASLGCEYKKLKNGAHVVDMGINVPGGWEAARIFTEINMACLGTCNYHDYQLSETYSVPAVEVYCDNPLLGCLASQIAGYPLGSGDFAAIGSGPARAQAALKEDHCFEYTDYRDHHHEVVIGVQANELPDEAMAEKVAADCKVKPENVYLLAHNTTCIVASVQVSARIMEQTINKMIAKGFDLNTIQFSRGLCVVAPVVFDDDDAMGKINDCLLYGGKSEFWVRWEDEKIEKILPQLVTEHSKDYGTLFKKLFLAAERDFYKMDLDIHSPAEVTIYNMNTGNVFHAGKIRKDLMIKSLFNNCNQ from the coding sequence GGTTAAAGACTTAATTAAAAGAGCAGCATCCCTAGGATGTGAATACAAAAAATTGAAAAATGGTGCTCATGTTGTGGACATGGGAATCAATGTACCTGGTGGATGGGAAGCAGCACGTATCTTTACAGAAATCAATATGGCTTGTCTAGGAACATGTAATTATCATGACTACCAACTTAGTGAGACATACAGTGTGCCGGCTGTTGAAGTCTATTGCGACAATCCATTATTGGGATGTTTGGCTTCGCAAATCGCAGGTTATCCTTTAGGTTCGGGAGATTTTGCTGCAATTGGTTCAGGACCAGCCAGAGCACAGGCAGCACTGAAAGAGGATCATTGTTTTGAGTATACAGATTACCGTGACCATCATCATGAGGTTGTAATCGGTGTTCAAGCAAATGAATTACCAGATGAAGCCATGGCTGAAAAGGTTGCTGCAGATTGTAAGGTAAAACCAGAAAATGTTTATCTTTTGGCGCACAATACTACCTGTATTGTAGCTAGTGTGCAAGTATCAGCACGAATTATGGAACAGACAATTAACAAGATGATTGCCAAAGGTTTTGATTTGAATACGATACAGTTTTCTAGAGGATTATGTGTCGTTGCACCAGTTGTCTTTGATGATGATGATGCGATGGGAAAAATCAATGACTGCTTGTTATATGGTGGAAAATCTGAGTTTTGGGTACGTTGGGAAGATGAAAAAATTGAGAAAATTCTTCCACAATTGGTTACCGAACACAGCAAAGATTATGGTACGTTGTTTAAAAAACTATTCTTAGCGGCTGAACGTGATTTTTATAAAATGGATTTAGATATTCATTCTCCTGCAGAAGTTACTATCTACAACATGAATACAGGGAATGTTTTCCACGCAGGAAAAATACGCAAAGATTTGATGATAAAGAGTCTATTCAATAATTGTAATCAATAA
- a CDS encoding ABC transporter ATP-binding protein, whose translation MTNKPIISFKNFTFQYYSQAEPTLYDINLDIYPGEKILIVGPSGSGKSTLGHCLNGLIPFSYKGNSTGSLTIKNQETNELDIFTLSKMIGTVLQDADGQFVGLTVGEDIAFAMENDCVDNETMHERVKKVSEMVDMDNLLTSSPFELSGGQKQRTSLAGVMIDDVDILLFDEPLANLDPLTGKVAIEIIDDIQKRSGKTVIIIEHRLEDVLHRHVDRILVVNEGRIIADENAHRLVSSSTLTNTGIREPLYVTALKLAGVSVTPEMLPGQITSIKTERVAEDVKNWFNRQVKMTPEKQGESLLTMDNISFSYDGVTPILKNICFDIKVGEMVSIVGKNGAGKSTISKILCGFEAEDEGRVFIKGKDIRNLSIKERAETIGLVMQNPNQMISKPMIYDEVALGLRLRGVAEDVIESRVQEVLTVCGLAPFIKWPISALSYGQKKRVTIASILVMNPDILILDEPTAGQDYKHYSEIMEFLVKINQTGVTVIMITHDMHLMLEYTPRAIVLAGGEIIADTSASSVLTDMDIINQANLKETSLFNLAQMVGIADETAFVQSFIDAERRLRNHENETF comes from the coding sequence ATGACGAATAAACCAATCATTTCCTTTAAAAATTTCACCTTCCAGTATTATAGTCAGGCAGAACCGACCCTCTATGATATAAATCTGGATATTTACCCAGGTGAGAAAATATTGATAGTTGGACCCAGTGGAAGCGGCAAAAGTACACTGGGTCATTGTTTAAATGGCTTGATTCCCTTCTCATATAAAGGCAATAGCACGGGCTCTTTGACAATCAAGAATCAAGAAACAAACGAGTTGGATATATTTACGCTATCGAAAATGATCGGTACGGTGCTCCAAGATGCAGACGGTCAGTTTGTTGGTTTGACAGTGGGAGAGGATATTGCCTTTGCCATGGAAAATGACTGCGTTGATAATGAAACAATGCACGAAAGAGTTAAGAAAGTATCAGAAATGGTAGATATGGATAATTTACTGACCAGTTCTCCCTTTGAACTTTCAGGTGGTCAGAAGCAAAGGACTTCTTTGGCAGGTGTCATGATTGATGATGTTGATATACTGCTGTTTGATGAACCGCTGGCTAACCTTGACCCCTTGACAGGTAAAGTAGCCATTGAAATCATTGATGATATTCAAAAACGTTCCGGTAAGACAGTTATAATTATAGAACACCGCCTCGAAGATGTATTACATCGCCATGTTGACAGAATTCTCGTTGTAAATGAAGGAAGAATCATTGCTGATGAGAATGCTCATCGTTTGGTATCTTCTTCCACACTAACGAATACTGGTATTCGCGAGCCCTTATATGTCACTGCCTTGAAATTGGCAGGTGTATCTGTAACACCGGAGATGTTGCCGGGTCAAATTACGAGTATCAAGACAGAACGCGTTGCAGAGGATGTTAAGAATTGGTTTAATAGACAAGTTAAAATGACACCTGAAAAACAGGGTGAATCCCTTCTAACTATGGATAATATATCCTTTTCATATGATGGGGTAACCCCTATTCTTAAGAATATTTGTTTTGATATTAAGGTAGGAGAAATGGTATCCATTGTAGGAAAAAATGGTGCTGGCAAGTCAACCATATCCAAAATACTCTGTGGCTTTGAGGCTGAAGACGAGGGAAGGGTATTCATAAAAGGCAAAGATATTCGTAACCTAAGCATCAAGGAAAGAGCAGAAACGATTGGATTGGTAATGCAAAATCCCAATCAGATGATTTCGAAACCAATGATTTATGATGAGGTTGCTTTAGGCTTGCGCTTGAGAGGAGTAGCAGAGGACGTAATTGAGTCTAGAGTTCAGGAAGTTCTTACGGTTTGTGGACTGGCTCCTTTTATTAAGTGGCCAATTTCAGCACTAAGTTATGGACAAAAGAAAAGGGTGACGATTGCATCCATATTGGTGATGAACCCAGATATATTAATACTGGATGAACCAACTGCTGGTCAAGATTACAAGCACTACAGTGAAATAATGGAATTTTTGGTAAAAATCAATCAGACAGGGGTGACCGTAATTATGATTACCCATGATATGCATCTGATGCTTGAATATACACCTAGAGCCATTGTGCTAGCTGGTGGTGAAATTATTGCTGATACGAGTGCTTCGTCTGTTCTTACTGATATGGACATCATCAATCAAGCAAATTTGAAAGAAACCTCTTTGTTTAACCTAGCTCAAATGGTAGGAATTGCCGATGAGACAGCCTTTGTTCAGTCCTTTATTGATGCGGAAAGGAGGCTGCGTAATCATGAAAATGAAACTTTTTAG
- a CDS encoding SAM-dependent chlorinase/fluorinase: MKPILVFQTDFTYKEGAVCAMYGVVKSVDRELEIMDGTHEIPQYDTWSASYRLFQSMKFWPKGTVFVSVVDPGVGTTRKAAVAKTTDGYYVVTPDNGSLTHLKKWVGIEEIREIDESVNRLKGKNTEGVAIFHGRDLFGYCAAKLASGIIRFDEVGPSYPVAEIVEHEINVPTIKDGVLLGHIEIGDPNFGNLWTNIPLELMNEAGFEYGDYLHLKIFFEGKERFNDVLLFEKSFGFTDKGQPIIYNNELMRIALAVSQGSFEKQFGIESGTGWTLELGKAENVA; the protein is encoded by the coding sequence ATGAAACCGATTTTAGTATTTCAAACCGATTTTACCTATAAGGAAGGTGCTGTTTGCGCCATGTATGGTGTCGTAAAGAGCGTTGATCGAGAGCTAGAAATTATGGATGGAACCCACGAGATACCCCAATACGATACGTGGAGTGCATCGTACAGATTGTTTCAATCTATGAAATTTTGGCCGAAAGGTACCGTCTTTGTTTCAGTAGTGGACCCAGGTGTTGGCACCACCAGAAAAGCAGCCGTGGCAAAAACCACAGACGGGTACTATGTGGTGACACCAGATAATGGTTCCCTGACACATTTGAAGAAATGGGTGGGAATAGAGGAGATACGAGAGATAGATGAGTCAGTCAATCGACTAAAGGGGAAGAATACAGAGGGTGTAGCAATATTCCATGGTAGAGACCTTTTCGGGTACTGTGCAGCTAAACTGGCGAGTGGGATCATTCGTTTTGATGAGGTTGGTCCAAGCTATCCTGTAGCTGAAATAGTAGAACATGAAATAAATGTTCCAACAATAAAAGATGGTGTGCTGCTTGGCCATATTGAGATTGGAGACCCAAATTTTGGGAATCTTTGGACAAATATTCCATTAGAATTAATGAATGAAGCGGGATTTGAATATGGGGATTATCTGCATTTAAAGATATTCTTTGAAGGCAAAGAACGATTTAATGATGTACTTCTTTTTGAAAAATCTTTTGGCTTTACAGATAAGGGACAACCCATTATTTACAATAACGAACTGATGCGCATTGCTTTGGCTGTGAGCCAAGGAAGCTTTGAAAAACAGTTTGGCATTGAATCGGGCACAGGATGGACATTGGAATTAGGAAAAGCAGAAAATGTTGCTTGA
- a CDS encoding energy-coupling factor transporter transmembrane protein EcfT, with translation MKMKLFSYNLVDTFVHRLSGMTKLICFLLLTFAVMFSYDIRVILFVMFFSLAILKISLIKYRQIRLMVIYVAIFVITNAIITYLFAPEYGVEIYGTRHELVHLIGRYSITLEQLFYQVTKLIKYASVIPLGIIFLLTTNPSEFASSLNGVGVHYKAAYAVELTLRYFPDVQREYHDISQAQQARGLNLSSKTKLGTRFKNSLQIIIPLIFSTLDRIEMISNAMDLRGFGKHNKRTWYNQRRMTREDFLAISISTAIFLLTIAVSVFVNQSRFFNPFV, from the coding sequence ATGAAAATGAAACTTTTTAGCTACAACCTTGTAGATACCTTTGTCCACCGTTTATCAGGTATGACCAAGCTAATTTGCTTTCTATTGCTCACGTTTGCAGTAATGTTTTCCTATGATATACGAGTCATTCTTTTTGTTATGTTTTTCTCTTTGGCTATTTTAAAGATATCTTTAATAAAATATCGGCAGATTCGCCTTATGGTAATCTATGTAGCCATATTTGTCATTACAAATGCAATAATAACTTATTTATTTGCTCCTGAATATGGTGTCGAAATTTATGGAACTCGTCATGAACTTGTGCATCTTATTGGACGATATTCTATAACGTTAGAGCAATTATTCTATCAAGTAACCAAACTGATCAAATATGCATCCGTCATACCGCTCGGTATCATCTTCTTATTGACCACCAATCCTAGTGAGTTTGCTTCCTCCTTGAATGGAGTGGGTGTCCACTACAAGGCAGCCTATGCAGTAGAATTGACCTTGCGTTATTTTCCTGATGTTCAGCGAGAATATCACGATATCAGTCAAGCCCAACAGGCACGAGGATTAAATTTATCCTCTAAGACAAAACTAGGTACAAGATTTAAAAATTCTCTACAAATTATAATACCCTTGATTTTTTCAACGTTAGATCGTATTGAAATGATCTCCAATGCCATGGATCTTCGTGGATTTGGAAAACATAATAAGAGGACTTGGTATAATCAACGCAGGATGACAAGAGAAGATTTCCTTGCTATTTCAATTTCAACCGCCATCTTTTTATTAACCATTGCCGTATCAGTATTTGTAAATCAAAGTAGATTTTTTAATCCATTCGTTTAG
- a CDS encoding winged helix-turn-helix transcriptional regulator has protein sequence MFRKGKMTPREKQILEMIRENPVVSQNELARRLDITRASVGVHISNLTKKGYLLGKGYIVSESHPITVIGGANMDIHAMPKSSMVMHDSNPGNISMALGGVARNISENLALLGMDVRLVSAVGEDAFGERIIRNALVRNINIKDIIQSKTGSTSIYSYVNDLDGDLLVAVSDMEILNNLDVNFFKNRLPKIDNSKITVIEANLPQDSISYLCKNLRKTKIVADTVSTTKARKLIPVLANIYLLKPNLLEAEVILGHQIKTKTEIIEAGDEFLERGVEKIIITLGKDGIYYADEVHSYFLKPRVDKVVNTNGSGDAFLASLVFALHEGYDTKRMLDFALSGAALTSMSEETINPEISLERVEEMERRTQVV, from the coding sequence ATGTTTAGAAAGGGCAAAATGACACCTAGAGAAAAACAAATACTGGAAATGATTCGAGAAAACCCTGTGGTATCTCAAAATGAACTTGCTAGAAGATTGGATATTACGAGAGCCTCTGTCGGTGTTCATATCAGTAATTTGACCAAAAAAGGATACTTGCTTGGAAAGGGGTATATCGTAAGCGAAAGTCATCCGATTACAGTAATTGGAGGTGCGAATATGGATATCCATGCCATGCCAAAAAGTAGTATGGTTATGCACGATTCTAATCCAGGCAATATCTCGATGGCTTTGGGTGGGGTAGCAAGGAATATAAGTGAAAATTTGGCACTCTTGGGTATGGATGTACGTTTAGTTAGTGCAGTTGGAGAGGATGCGTTTGGTGAGCGAATCATACGCAATGCGTTAGTGCGTAATATCAATATAAAGGATATTATTCAAAGCAAGACAGGAAGTACGTCCATATATAGTTATGTAAATGATTTGGATGGAGATTTATTAGTGGCAGTTTCGGATATGGAGATTCTGAACAACTTGGATGTTAATTTTTTCAAAAACAGGTTGCCCAAAATTGATAATTCTAAGATCACAGTCATAGAAGCCAACCTTCCACAAGACAGTATTTCCTATCTTTGTAAAAATTTAAGAAAAACAAAAATTGTAGCAGATACTGTTTCAACAACCAAGGCGAGGAAACTAATACCGGTGCTTGCAAATATATATTTACTCAAACCAAACCTACTAGAAGCAGAAGTAATATTGGGCCATCAAATAAAAACCAAAACAGAAATCATTGAAGCTGGAGATGAATTCTTAGAAAGAGGAGTCGAAAAAATTATCATTACCTTAGGGAAAGACGGTATCTATTATGCTGATGAAGTTCATAGCTATTTTTTGAAACCGAGGGTAGATAAGGTTGTCAATACGAATGGGTCTGGAGATGCGTTTCTAGCGTCATTGGTATTTGCCCTCCATGAGGGCTACGATACCAAAAGAATGTTAGACTTTGCTCTTTCAGGTGCAGCCTTAACAAGTATGAGTGAAGAAACAATAAATCCAGAAATAAGCTTAGAACGTGTAGAGGAAATGGAGAGGAGAACTCAAGTTGTCTAA
- a CDS encoding 4Fe-4S dicluster domain-containing protein encodes MSKNANDNSKNKRPIIQFIKCPECGYSTSTVSFGETPQKSCPNCKTMMEPIPMPNVNRGPVPRIDPLLCMGCSKCQDVCPMGAIDLTDKIAVIVDERCIGCKRCVSVCPFSAISIPK; translated from the coding sequence ATGTCTAAGAATGCCAATGATAATTCGAAAAATAAACGTCCGATAATTCAGTTTATCAAATGTCCAGAATGCGGCTATAGCACTAGCACCGTATCCTTTGGAGAAACGCCACAAAAGAGCTGTCCCAATTGTAAGACCATGATGGAGCCAATACCTATGCCCAACGTAAACAGAGGACCAGTCCCTAGAATTGACCCTCTTCTATGCATGGGATGTAGTAAATGCCAAGATGTCTGCCCTATGGGTGCCATTGACCTGACTGATAAAATTGCAGTTATTGTGGATGAGCGATGCATTGGGTGTAAGAGGTGTGTATCTGTCTGTCCTTTTTCAGCTATTTCTATCCCAAAGTGA